One genomic window of Garra rufa chromosome 2, GarRuf1.0, whole genome shotgun sequence includes the following:
- the LOC141325659 gene encoding uncharacterized protein, which yields MAFVDEDSEDFWIQETVRIKQEDTEEQTDMTALKEESQEMNAAEEMSIKTENTSSGNATQGCLEPYICGQCGKSFRCKKHIYQHMRVHSKKIVCQSERCKMVFPDWKQLKQHVKTHIRKTKPFMCLYCGKNWRKQGHLTVHVRVHTKVKPFACKLCGKRFAQKSSVPVHMRTHTGEKPFICLKCGKAFVVNASLKEHMRTHTGEKPFPCELCEKRYSKKQILQVHMRTHTGEKPYKCLWCKESFFYQRKFKNHLRTHSVSQVGLVTTEKI from the exons ATGGCTTTTGTTGATGAGGACAGTGAAGACTTCTGGATACAAGAAACAGTTCGTATCAAACAAgaagacactgaggaacaaacag ACATGacggcactgaaagaggagagtcaagaaatgAATGCAGCAGAAGAGATGTCCATAAAGACTGAAAATACTTCCTCAGGAAATGCCACTCAAGGATGTCTTGAGCCTTAcatatgtggtcagtgtggaaagagtttcagatgcaaaaaacacatttatcagcacatgagagttcactctaaAAAGATCGTATGTCAAAGTGAAAGATGCAAAATGGTTTTCCCAGACTGGAAACAGCTAAAGCAACATGTCAAAACTCACATCAGAAAAACAAAGCCTTTCATGTGCCTTTACTGTGGAAAGAATTGGAGGAAGCAAGGACACCTCACGGTTCACGTGAGAGTTCACACCAAAGTAAAGCCTTTCGCCTgtaaactgtgtggaaagagatttgcTCAAAAATCAAGCGTTCcagtccacatgagaactcacacgggagagaagcctttcatttgCTTGAAGTGTGGAAAGGCTTTTGTCGTAAACGCAAGTCTTAAAgaacacatgagaactcacactggagagaagcctttcccgTGTGAACTGTGTGAAAAGAGATATTCCAAAAAACAAATCCTTcaagtccacatgagaactcacactggagaaaaaccttacaaatGTCTTTGGTGTAAAGagagttttttctatcaaagaaaatttaaaaatcatttgCGAACTCATTCTGTGTCACAAGTAGGGCTGGTAACTACCGAAAAAATTTAA